Proteins encoded in a region of the Helicobacter colisuis genome:
- a CDS encoding DNA ligase, with product MLRLALLLILSFSLLFGGEILKFKEYSSKYSLNFKTTTYLMSEKLDGIRGIWNGKTLHTRNNNPLNPPNFWLKNFPPFSLDGELWLDYESFEQTSSIIRTSNPNPKEWQKITYYVFDAPNVCQNCTLLERLDKLQKYLDKNPTPHIKIIPQIKIQDKTHLQSYFQSILDKKGEGIIIRQNNSPYNNSNHSYKYKPYMDSECKVIGYTQGKGKFKGKLGAILCQANFKGELKTFKIGSGFTQKERENPPPINSLITYKYNGFTKNNLPRFPVFLHIRNIDF from the coding sequence GTGCTAAGACTAGCTTTACTCTTAATCCTTTCCTTTAGCCTCCTTTTTGGAGGTGAAATTTTAAAATTCAAAGAGTATTCTTCAAAATATTCTCTAAATTTTAAAACCACTACTTATCTAATGAGTGAAAAACTCGATGGAATCCGCGGAATCTGGAATGGCAAAACACTTCACACTCGTAACAACAATCCCTTAAATCCTCCAAATTTTTGGCTTAAAAATTTCCCTCCCTTTAGCTTAGATGGAGAGTTATGGTTAGATTATGAATCTTTTGAGCAAACTTCTAGTATTATACGCACTTCAAATCCAAATCCAAAAGAATGGCAAAAAATAACCTACTATGTTTTTGATGCGCCAAATGTTTGTCAAAATTGCACCCTTTTAGAAAGACTTGACAAACTCCAAAAATACCTCGATAAAAATCCAACTCCCCATATCAAAATAATCCCACAAATCAAAATCCAAGACAAAACCCATTTGCAAAGCTATTTTCAAAGTATTCTTGATAAAAAGGGAGAGGGAATCATCATTCGTCAAAATAATTCCCCCTATAATAATTCTAATCACTCTTACAAATACAAACCCTATATGGATAGCGAATGTAAAGTTATTGGCTACACACAAGGAAAAGGTAAATTTAAAGGGAAACTTGGAGCCATTTTATGCCAAGCTAACTTCAAAGGAGAGTTAAAAACCTTTAAAATTGGTTCAGGATTCACCCAAAAAGAACGAGAAAATCCCCCACCAATTAATTCTCTCATCACCTACAAATACAATGGCTTTACCAAAAATAATCTCCCCAGATTTCCCGTGTTTCTTCATATTAGAAATATAGATTTTTAA
- the gdhA gene encoding NADP-specific glutamate dehydrogenase produces the protein MSYTQDVIAKVQRLYPDQVEFHQAVKEVLESIEPALQKDKRYEKFKVLERIVIPERQINFRVTWEDDKGEIQVNRGYRIEFSSLLGPYKGGLRFHPSVTEGIIKFLGFEQIFKNSLTGLAMGGGKGGSDFDPKGKSDREVMRFCQAFMNELYRHIGAHTDVPAGDIGVGGREIGYLFGQYKKLTNRYDGVLTGKSLLWGGSLVRTEATGYGSVYFAQEMLKHSEFGSLEGKTCLVSGSGNVAIYTIEKLQQLGAKPVTISDSKGMIYDESGIDLALLKEIKEVRRESLESYAKERSSAKYTSAKDYPSDHNPLWSIPAFAAFPSATQNEINAKDADNLLKNGCKCVSEGANMPSTIEAVHKFLNAKICYGPGKAANAGGVATSGLEMSQNASMTSWSFEEVDKKLHNIMQNIYANASETAKEFGDPTNLVLGANIAGFRKVANAMIEQGLC, from the coding sequence ATGTCTTACACACAAGATGTTATTGCAAAAGTCCAAAGACTTTATCCAGATCAAGTAGAGTTTCACCAAGCTGTTAAAGAAGTTTTAGAATCAATTGAACCCGCTTTGCAAAAAGATAAAAGATATGAAAAATTCAAAGTGTTAGAGCGAATTGTAATTCCAGAAAGACAAATCAACTTCCGTGTAACTTGGGAAGATGACAAGGGAGAAATCCAAGTAAATCGTGGTTATAGAATCGAATTTAGCTCACTTCTTGGACCTTACAAAGGTGGATTGCGTTTTCACCCAAGTGTTACAGAAGGCATTATCAAATTCTTAGGTTTTGAGCAAATCTTCAAAAACTCCCTAACAGGACTTGCAATGGGCGGTGGGAAAGGTGGAAGTGATTTTGATCCTAAAGGCAAAAGCGATAGAGAAGTTATGCGATTCTGTCAAGCCTTTATGAATGAATTATATCGTCACATCGGCGCACACACTGATGTTCCAGCAGGAGATATTGGTGTGGGTGGAAGAGAAATTGGTTATCTCTTTGGTCAATACAAAAAACTCACTAATCGCTATGATGGTGTGCTTACAGGAAAATCTTTGCTTTGGGGTGGAAGCTTAGTAAGAACAGAAGCAACAGGTTATGGTAGCGTATATTTCGCGCAAGAAATGTTAAAACATAGCGAATTTGGATCATTAGAGGGCAAGACTTGTCTAGTTTCAGGTAGCGGAAATGTTGCAATCTACACTATTGAAAAGCTTCAACAATTAGGCGCAAAACCAGTAACAATCAGTGATTCTAAAGGTATGATCTATGATGAATCAGGAATTGATCTAGCACTCTTAAAAGAAATCAAAGAAGTTAGACGCGAAAGCCTTGAATCTTACGCAAAAGAAAGATCAAGTGCAAAATACACAAGCGCAAAAGACTATCCAAGCGATCACAACCCACTTTGGAGCATTCCTGCTTTTGCTGCGTTCCCAAGCGCAACACAAAATGAAATTAACGCAAAAGATGCCGACAATCTCCTTAAAAATGGTTGCAAATGTGTAAGCGAGGGAGCTAATATGCCTTCAACAATCGAAGCGGTGCATAAATTCCTTAATGCAAAAATCTGCTATGGACCAGGAAAAGCTGCAAATGCAGGTGGTGTGGCAACAAGTGGTTTGGAAATGAGTCAAAATGCTTCTATGACTTCTTGGAGTTTTGAAGAAGTAGATAAAAAACTTCACAACATTATGCAAAATATCTATGCAAATGCAAGTGAAACTGCAAAGGAATTTGGCGATCCTACAAACCTTGTATTAGGTGCTAATATCGCAGGATTCCGCAAAGTTGCTAACGCAATGATTGAGCAAGGTTTGTGCTAA
- the hypE gene encoding hydrogenase expression/formation protein HypE, protein MKQSIITLSHGSGGIESQKLISELFYPFLEGCVIGAGEDAGIGELDSISKGKFAISTDGYTISPLFFPGGDIGKLSICGSCNDVAMMGAKPKYLSASFMIEEGFLIDDLKKILDSFGKTLKASGAKLLSGDTKVLPKGTLDKIFITTTALGEFLYPHLQISASNISQDCCILVSGEIGNHGAVVYSKREEISLQSNLESDCQLLYPSLEELFKNNISIYALRDATRGGIASVLNEWANTSHIGIEIEEEALPIKNEVRGICELLGFEAWNLANEGMCVLAISKEDSKKALEILKQTPAGKNASIIGYTTSTNLNKVVLKTAYGAKRFLDYPSGELLPRIC, encoded by the coding sequence ATGAAACAATCCATCATCACTCTAAGTCATGGAAGTGGAGGTATAGAATCTCAAAAACTTATTTCAGAGCTTTTTTATCCCTTTTTAGAAGGCTGTGTAATAGGCGCTGGAGAAGATGCAGGCATTGGTGAATTAGATTCTATTTCTAAAGGAAAATTTGCTATTAGCACCGATGGTTATACAATCTCTCCATTATTTTTTCCCGGTGGAGATATTGGCAAATTAAGCATTTGTGGAAGCTGTAATGATGTGGCAATGATGGGTGCAAAACCCAAATATTTAAGTGCTAGTTTTATGATTGAAGAAGGATTTTTGATAGATGATTTAAAAAAAATTCTTGATTCTTTTGGAAAAACCCTCAAGGCAAGTGGCGCAAAACTCCTTTCAGGAGATACCAAAGTCTTGCCAAAAGGAACACTAGATAAGATTTTTATTACCACAACAGCTTTAGGCGAATTTCTCTATCCACATTTACAAATTAGCGCTTCTAATATTTCGCAGGATTGTTGTATCTTAGTAAGTGGAGAAATCGGGAATCATGGAGCAGTAGTGTATTCTAAACGCGAGGAAATTTCCTTGCAAAGTAATTTAGAAAGCGATTGTCAATTACTCTATCCAAGCTTAGAAGAGCTTTTTAAAAACAATATCTCCATTTATGCTTTGCGCGATGCGACAAGAGGTGGAATTGCAAGTGTCTTAAATGAATGGGCAAACACTTCACACATTGGAATTGAAATAGAAGAAGAAGCCTTGCCTATCAAAAATGAAGTGCGTGGAATCTGCGAACTTTTAGGTTTTGAAGCGTGGAATCTTGCTAATGAGGGAATGTGTGTCTTAGCTATTTCCAAAGAAGATTCTAAAAAAGCTCTAGAAATCCTAAAACAAACTCCAGCAGGAAAAAATGCCAGTATAATAGGCTACACCACTTCAACAAACCTTAATAAAGTTGTCTTAAAAACCGCCTATGGTGCTAAACGATTCTTGGATTATCCAAGCGGAGAATTACTGCCTAGAATCTGCTAA